Proteins encoded by one window of Chroococcidiopsis sp. TS-821:
- a CDS encoding carboxylesterase → MSDYSNITTAIVRETRAREKALVLMNDKCRSRFLLQAQRTTKVCLFFHGFTATPEQFMPIGEAFFQAGYNVVIPLLPGHGIAGDWDGDNPPPLPEEQRVYQEFGLYWLEQVQALGEQVVIGGLSGGSTLAAWLALERPHSIHRALLFAPYLSNSNLLVDFIVKILPIYFQWRTEEGAISYGYDGFVMPALRVFMDMGQDILERVKTSIAAAPCFIIGSDSDRAVDENENQELYESLVKLQPKCWYYSFDKVFDIPHNMMTKAEGNEYQDLVIAVAKAYVDSDVTWKEVEEIAYQMLFQGKTCDAIVQELGLTSRVAPDLQILISLLDKSTIVAKHHSES, encoded by the coding sequence ATGTCGGACTACTCAAACATTACCACAGCGATCGTTAGAGAAACGAGAGCGCGTGAAAAAGCTTTAGTGTTGATGAACGACAAATGCCGATCGCGGTTTTTGTTGCAAGCCCAGCGTACTACCAAGGTTTGTTTATTCTTTCATGGATTTACGGCAACGCCTGAACAGTTCATGCCGATTGGCGAAGCTTTTTTCCAAGCTGGCTACAATGTTGTGATTCCTTTATTGCCAGGACATGGAATTGCGGGAGATTGGGATGGAGACAACCCGCCACCGCTACCAGAAGAACAACGAGTTTATCAAGAATTTGGTTTGTACTGGTTAGAACAAGTGCAAGCTTTGGGCGAACAAGTCGTGATTGGGGGATTATCCGGCGGTAGTACTCTAGCGGCTTGGTTAGCTTTGGAACGTCCGCACAGCATTCACCGCGCTTTGCTGTTTGCGCCGTATTTGAGTAACAGTAATCTTCTTGTTGACTTCATCGTCAAAATACTGCCGATTTACTTTCAATGGCGCACTGAAGAAGGGGCGATTAGTTACGGCTACGATGGCTTTGTGATGCCTGCATTGCGCGTGTTTATGGACATGGGGCAAGATATTCTCGAACGTGTCAAAACAAGCATTGCCGCAGCACCCTGCTTTATTATTGGCAGCGATAGCGATCGCGCGGTTGATGAAAATGAAAATCAAGAATTGTACGAGTCTCTCGTCAAGCTGCAACCCAAATGCTGGTACTACTCGTTTGATAAAGTGTTTGATATTCCCCACAACATGATGACCAAAGCTGAGGGAAACGAATATCAAGACTTGGTAATTGCCGTTGCCAAAGCTTATGTAGATAGCGATGTTACCTGGAAAGAAGTTGAAGAAATTGCTTACCAAATGCTCTTTCAAGGAAAAACTTGTGACGCTATAGTGCAAGAGTTGGGTTTAACTTCGCGCGTTGCACCCGATTTGCAAATACTCATTTCCCTACTCGATAAATCTACAATTGTTGCTAAACATCATTCTGAATCATGA
- a CDS encoding efflux RND transporter permease subunit: protein MQQGKASGLSVSAIAIRRHIGTLMLTLAVIVMGIYFLSSLPVDLLPSITYPRIGVRINAPGISPEVAIDEVTRPLEEALSTTEGVVQVYSQTREGQVSLDLYFQPGGNIDQALNDATAALNRGRGQLPSTVEEPRLFKVDPSQLPVYEVALTSPALQGVDLRVFADEELARELTVVPGVASVDVAGGVEEEVQVNIDLNRLQALGVGLTTVLNELQARNQDISGGRIRGENGEPLTRTIGRFQSADEIRNISFEVAGSTAQNTEDGATLPSRRVYLRDFAEVVDGTQDQRVFVNLNKQPAVKLSIQKQPDANTISVVNGVKQRIEELSRSGVIPEDMVLTATLDESQFISNSIANVATAGLIGAALAAIAVLLFLGSLRQTIIIVCAIPLAALAAIILMGLFGLSLNVFSLGGLALGVGIVVDNSIVMLENIAEGAGMTPGKDAKTRMNSQQLISQSIHSSQEVESALVASTSTNLVAVLPFLLIGGFFSLLFSELILTISFAVAASILIAITFVPMVTSRLLAIRWSSRVGRLWILQAFNRRFDAATQGYRNFLMKILRYRLLVVAIAFLVLGGGSFLLVGQISQEILPRISTGQATLFAQFPPGTVIENNRKVMDAVDDILLEQPETEYVFSTAGGFLFGSNTTENPLRSSSTITLKPGSNVEAFVDRVNQEFNRLNLAGIRLRLSPGQVRGLILSNSPVRGAEIDVIVQGDSEQNLRQAGQQILQALDRQATLASFRPNADARQPELQIVPDWERVASFGLTTQDIGQTIQTAVEGSVPTQLQRGDRLVDVRVQLNQADIQNQSQLARLPLFVNSNRQIRLFDIASIREGQAPGEIQRINQRQVFIIAGNLNEGASLGDALAEVDTVLENIDLPPGVSILPSSVAETNQQLQRSLQILGGLAAFLVFVVMAVQYNSLIDPLVIMFTVPLALAGGIFGLYITGTAIGATVLVGAVLLVGIVVNNAIIMVELANQIRDREQIDRKSAILKAAPQRLRPILMTTITTVLGMFPLALGIGEGSEFLQPLGVVVFSGLSLATLLTLFIIPCFYVILHEIRLQSLGDKLSKMFSS from the coding sequence ATGCAACAGGGCAAAGCATCAGGATTGAGTGTGAGTGCGATCGCAATTCGACGGCATATCGGCACGCTGATGCTGACGCTTGCAGTCATAGTCATGGGAATATATTTTCTCTCCTCGCTGCCAGTCGATCTGTTGCCATCTATTACCTATCCTCGCATTGGCGTTCGGATCAATGCCCCTGGGATTTCCCCAGAAGTCGCAATTGATGAAGTAACAAGACCTTTAGAAGAAGCGTTATCCACAACCGAAGGCGTTGTGCAAGTTTATTCGCAAACGCGCGAAGGACAAGTCAGTTTAGATTTGTATTTCCAACCAGGGGGAAACATTGACCAAGCGTTGAACGACGCAACAGCAGCACTCAATCGCGGTCGCGGACAATTACCCTCTACAGTCGAAGAACCAAGATTATTTAAAGTTGACCCTTCGCAATTACCTGTATATGAAGTTGCACTGACATCCCCTGCACTCCAAGGAGTCGATTTACGCGTGTTTGCTGACGAAGAATTAGCGCGCGAATTGACCGTCGTTCCTGGCGTTGCCTCGGTTGATGTTGCAGGCGGTGTTGAAGAAGAAGTTCAAGTCAATATCGATCTCAATCGCCTACAAGCATTAGGCGTTGGTTTAACGACAGTACTCAATGAACTGCAAGCCCGTAACCAAGATATTTCAGGAGGACGCATTCGCGGAGAAAATGGCGAACCGCTGACGCGGACAATCGGGCGGTTTCAAAGCGCCGACGAAATTCGTAACATCTCGTTTGAGGTAGCTGGAAGTACCGCACAGAACACTGAAGATGGTGCGACGCTTCCTTCTCGCCGTGTTTACCTGCGCGACTTTGCTGAAGTTGTTGATGGCACACAAGATCAACGCGTGTTTGTTAACCTCAACAAACAGCCTGCCGTAAAGTTAAGTATTCAAAAGCAACCTGATGCGAATACAATTAGCGTTGTCAATGGAGTCAAGCAACGCATTGAAGAACTCAGCAGATCCGGCGTGATTCCAGAAGACATGGTATTGACGGCAACACTAGATGAATCGCAGTTTATTAGTAACTCGATTGCTAACGTAGCAACTGCGGGTTTAATTGGGGCAGCACTCGCTGCGATCGCAGTGCTTTTGTTTCTCGGTTCGCTGCGTCAAACAATCATCATCGTTTGTGCCATTCCACTAGCGGCGTTGGCGGCAATTATTTTGATGGGGTTATTTGGTTTATCGCTTAATGTATTTAGTTTGGGTGGACTTGCCTTAGGCGTAGGCATCGTCGTCGATAACTCGATTGTGATGCTAGAAAATATTGCCGAAGGCGCGGGAATGACTCCTGGTAAAGATGCAAAAACGCGCATGAATTCGCAGCAATTGATTTCGCAGTCGATTCATAGCAGTCAAGAAGTCGAATCTGCGTTAGTTGCATCAACAAGTACGAACTTAGTTGCCGTTTTACCGTTTCTACTGATTGGTGGTTTTTTCTCGTTATTATTTAGTGAATTAATTCTGACGATTAGCTTTGCGGTTGCAGCGTCAATTTTGATTGCCATCACATTCGTGCCAATGGTGACATCGCGATTACTCGCAATTCGTTGGTCAAGTCGAGTTGGTAGATTGTGGATATTGCAAGCGTTTAATCGGCGATTTGATGCGGCGACGCAAGGATATCGCAACTTTTTGATGAAGATCCTGCGGTATCGCTTACTCGTCGTTGCGATCGCATTTTTAGTTTTAGGTGGTGGCAGTTTTCTCTTAGTTGGGCAGATTTCCCAAGAAATCCTTCCCCGTATTAGTACCGGACAAGCAACTTTGTTTGCGCAATTTCCCCCTGGAACTGTCATCGAAAACAACCGAAAAGTGATGGACGCGGTTGATGATATTCTCTTAGAGCAACCGGAAACTGAGTATGTTTTTTCGACGGCGGGTGGCTTTCTCTTTGGTAGCAACACCACAGAAAACCCATTGCGCAGTTCGAGTACGATTACTTTAAAACCTGGTAGCAACGTCGAAGCGTTTGTCGATCGCGTTAATCAAGAGTTTAATCGCCTTAACTTAGCTGGTATTCGCTTGCGCTTAAGTCCTGGGCAAGTGCGGGGGTTAATCTTGAGTAATTCTCCGGTGCGCGGTGCAGAAATTGACGTGATTGTTCAAGGTGATAGCGAACAAAATCTCCGCCAAGCAGGACAACAAATCTTGCAAGCGTTGGATCGGCAAGCAACATTAGCCAGTTTCCGCCCTAATGCAGACGCGAGACAACCCGAACTTCAGATTGTTCCTGACTGGGAACGCGTCGCGAGTTTCGGTTTGACAACGCAAGATATTGGGCAAACAATTCAGACTGCGGTTGAAGGTTCAGTTCCGACTCAATTGCAACGGGGCGATCGCTTAGTCGATGTCCGCGTCCAACTCAATCAAGCTGATATCCAAAATCAATCGCAACTTGCACGTTTACCGCTATTTGTCAATAGTAATCGCCAAATTCGCTTATTTGACATTGCAAGTATTCGCGAAGGGCAAGCGCCTGGCGAGATTCAACGCATCAATCAACGCCAAGTCTTTATTATTGCAGGTAATTTAAACGAAGGTGCAAGTTTAGGAGATGCTTTAGCCGAGGTTGATACCGTTCTGGAAAATATCGATTTACCACCAGGCGTTAGTATTTTACCAAGTTCGGTTGCCGAGACGAATCAGCAACTACAGCGATCGCTACAAATTCTAGGTGGATTAGCGGCGTTTTTAGTGTTTGTTGTCATGGCAGTACAGTACAACTCCTTAATCGATCCTTTGGTAATTATGTTCACTGTACCTCTAGCATTAGCGGGAGGGATTTTTGGGCTTTATATTACTGGAACTGCGATCGGCGCGACTGTTCTTGTGGGTGCCGTATTACTTGTAGGCATTGTTGTCAATAATGCGATCATTATGGTGGAACTGGCGAATCAAATTCGCGATCGCGAACAAATTGACCGTAAAAGTGCCATCCTCAAAGCTGCACCACAGCGCTTACGTCCAATTTTGATGACGACAATCACAACGGTGTTAGGGATGTTTCCCTTAGCTTTAGGCATCGGTGAGGGGTCAGAATTTCTTCAACCTTTAGGAGTTGTTGTCTTTTCGGGATTATCTTTAGCAACGCTGCTAACGCTATTTATCATTCCCTGCTTTTATGTAATTTTGCATGAAATTAGATTGCAGAGCTTAGGAGACAAGCTGAGTAAAATGTTTTCATCATGA
- a CDS encoding efflux RND transporter periplasmic adaptor subunit, whose translation MFKDIRISKLLFSLSFTVALTACNSLPSESEASAQQGQSRANQQITPVDVAIARTGSLTEQPEYTGTTAPAREVSLRSQVTGQVLSIGVDVGDTVRQGQTLARLDDALLVSAVNQAEAELASLRAAVARAQNQVSNAQAQVERSRLELQQAQADLARQERLLQEGAVPAQQAEQARTEAQTAAQILRAAQEQVRTEQQAQAAAQSQVTAQEAVVAQAKRQQSYARLTAPIAGRVMQRLTEVGNLVQPNTEIVRIGDFSRIQVNVEISELELARIRQGQTVSVRLDAFPDEVFEGQVSRISPAADRTARLIPVQVVIPNSNGQIGSGLLARVQFASEETQRVIVPQTALPPTQGSPQQQESTIYVVNETAASEGTVTARQVTLGQSANGQVEILSGLQPGERFVARSGGALTDGATVRFSILSESQQGS comes from the coding sequence GTGTTTAAAGACATCCGAATTTCAAAGTTGTTGTTCAGTTTAAGTTTCACTGTTGCCTTGACAGCGTGTAATTCGTTACCCAGTGAATCTGAAGCAAGCGCTCAACAAGGTCAGTCACGTGCAAATCAGCAAATAACACCAGTTGATGTTGCCATTGCGCGGACAGGTAGCTTAACAGAACAACCAGAGTATACAGGTACAACTGCGCCAGCACGCGAAGTCTCGTTGCGATCGCAAGTCACAGGGCAAGTATTGAGTATTGGAGTTGATGTCGGCGATACAGTACGCCAAGGACAAACTTTAGCACGGCTAGACGATGCGTTGTTAGTGAGTGCCGTTAACCAAGCAGAAGCCGAACTTGCCAGCTTACGCGCCGCCGTGGCACGCGCTCAAAATCAAGTTAGTAATGCGCAAGCACAAGTCGAGCGATCGCGTTTAGAATTACAACAAGCACAAGCAGATTTAGCACGACAGGAACGTCTTTTGCAAGAAGGCGCCGTCCCCGCACAACAAGCCGAACAAGCACGAACTGAAGCCCAAACGGCTGCACAAATATTACGTGCGGCACAAGAACAAGTCCGCACCGAACAACAAGCACAAGCAGCGGCACAAAGCCAAGTCACCGCCCAAGAAGCCGTCGTCGCCCAAGCAAAAAGGCAACAATCTTACGCTCGACTGACCGCACCAATTGCTGGTAGAGTCATGCAACGGCTCACAGAAGTGGGGAATTTAGTACAGCCTAATACGGAAATTGTGCGGATTGGTGACTTTAGCCGCATTCAAGTCAACGTCGAAATTTCAGAATTGGAACTTGCCAGAATTCGCCAAGGACAAACGGTGTCAGTTCGATTAGATGCGTTTCCTGATGAAGTTTTTGAGGGGCAAGTAAGTCGGATTTCTCCCGCAGCCGATCGAACCGCGCGTTTAATTCCGGTTCAAGTTGTGATTCCGAATAGTAACGGACAAATTGGTAGCGGACTTTTGGCACGGGTACAGTTTGCTAGTGAGGAAACACAGCGCGTTATTGTACCTCAAACTGCATTGCCACCCACCCAAGGATCGCCTCAGCAACAGGAAAGCACAATCTATGTTGTCAATGAAACCGCAGCGAGTGAAGGCACTGTCACTGCACGTCAGGTAACACTAGGACAAAGTGCGAACGGTCAAGTCGAAATTTTATCAGGTTTGCAACCAGGCGAGCGATTTGTCGCGCGTAGCGGTGGGGCATTAACGGATGGCGCAACAGTGCGCTTTTCGATTCTTTCAGAGTCACAGCAAGGGAGTTGA
- a CDS encoding PadR family transcriptional regulator, giving the protein MLELATLGILQSKPLHGYRLKQQLEQFMSGCISVNYGAIYPLLRRLEERGDITTLIQEAGEAGPSRKIYSITSQGEIAFRRKMLEHPHESWVNARSRFIIKYFFFSHLEPAERIKLLEHRIMVCRLRLETLEVQPIPSDDFYEIAVWHRFIAVIKEELEWLNERLALELRQELESRN; this is encoded by the coding sequence ATGCTTGAGTTAGCGACCCTAGGTATATTGCAAAGCAAACCACTGCACGGTTATCGACTAAAACAGCAGCTAGAGCAGTTTATGAGTGGCTGCATCAGTGTGAATTATGGTGCAATTTACCCTTTGTTGAGGCGCTTAGAAGAACGCGGTGATATCACCACTCTCATCCAAGAAGCTGGTGAAGCAGGACCAAGTCGCAAGATATATAGCATCACTTCCCAAGGGGAAATCGCCTTTCGCCGCAAAATGCTAGAACACCCCCACGAAAGCTGGGTAAATGCGCGATCGCGCTTTATTATCAAGTATTTCTTTTTCAGCCATCTCGAACCTGCAGAACGTATCAAACTGCTCGAACACCGCATTATGGTATGTCGTCTGCGCTTGGAAACTCTGGAAGTTCAACCGATACCCAGTGACGATTTTTATGAAATCGCAGTATGGCATAGATTTATTGCGGTGATCAAAGAAGAATTAGAGTGGCTGAATGAACGATTAGCGCTTGAACTCCGCCAAGAATTAGAGTCTCGCAACTAA
- a CDS encoding 2Fe-2S iron-sulfur cluster-binding protein produces the protein MPNIKFEKENREVVAADGANLRLKAMENGIDIYKLYGKMMNCGGYGQCGTCIVEITQGMENLSPRTEVENRKLKKKPKNYRLACQVLVNGPVSVVTKP, from the coding sequence ATGCCTAATATCAAATTTGAGAAAGAAAATCGTGAAGTCGTTGCTGCTGATGGTGCTAATCTTCGGCTTAAAGCGATGGAAAATGGCATCGATATCTACAAGCTTTACGGCAAAATGATGAATTGTGGTGGCTATGGTCAATGCGGCACTTGCATAGTTGAGATTACTCAAGGCATGGAAAACTTGTCACCACGCACAGAAGTCGAAAATCGCAAACTCAAGAAAAAGCCAAAAAACTACCGTCTTGCTTGCCAAGTATTAGTCAATGGTCCCGTCAGCGTAGTTACTAAGCCTTAG
- the psbM gene encoding photosystem II reaction center protein PsbM: MQVNDLGFVASILFVLVPAVFLIVLYIQTASREGRNDS; the protein is encoded by the coding sequence ATGCAAGTTAATGACTTAGGGTTCGTAGCGAGCATCTTGTTCGTCTTAGTCCCAGCTGTGTTCTTGATAGTTCTGTATATTCAGACTGCTAGCCGCGAAGGTCGCAACGATTCATAA
- a CDS encoding universal stress protein — protein MLEKILLADSGTGHSEEMLKALMDLPSIQKAAVTVLHVVSPQVSAETMTSKWEEGGKVLATAIQSLQLDPTKVSAILRQGDPKDVVCQVAEEIDADLIIMGSRGLKRLQSILSNSVSQYVFQLSSRPMLLVKDDIYVKKINRIMVAIDGSDAAKQCLRLALFLLRDIKGGQLILAHVNKGASNQSSTNMPGEKDPVLAEAIAEAKKQGVQPRAISTTGKPGEEICRIAEENNVDLLMLGSPDRRPSIAKSFVDLDRLLGSSLSDYVRVNANCPVLLARTVG, from the coding sequence ATGTTAGAAAAAATTTTGTTAGCTGACTCTGGGACTGGTCATTCGGAGGAAATGCTCAAAGCATTAATGGATTTGCCATCAATTCAAAAGGCAGCTGTCACCGTCTTGCATGTTGTGTCTCCTCAAGTTAGTGCCGAGACGATGACATCGAAGTGGGAAGAAGGAGGTAAGGTACTAGCTACAGCAATTCAGTCGTTGCAATTAGACCCAACAAAGGTTTCAGCTATTCTTCGGCAAGGCGATCCTAAAGATGTTGTTTGCCAAGTAGCAGAGGAAATTGATGCGGATCTGATTATTATGGGTTCGCGCGGTCTTAAACGCTTGCAGTCAATTTTGTCTAATTCCGTCAGTCAGTACGTATTTCAACTGTCCTCGCGACCGATGTTATTGGTCAAGGATGATATCTATGTCAAAAAGATTAATCGGATCATGGTAGCGATCGATGGTTCAGACGCAGCGAAACAGTGTTTGCGGTTAGCACTATTTTTGTTGCGAGATATTAAAGGCGGGCAGCTGATTTTAGCCCACGTCAACAAAGGCGCAAGCAATCAATCGAGTACAAATATGCCAGGCGAAAAAGATCCTGTTTTAGCCGAAGCGATCGCCGAAGCGAAAAAACAAGGCGTACAACCCCGCGCGATTTCTACCACTGGTAAACCTGGTGAAGAAATTTGCCGCATCGCAGAGGAAAACAATGTTGATTTGTTAATGCTTGGTTCTCCGGATCGCCGTCCTTCGATTGCGAAAAGTTTTGTTGACTTGGATCGGCTTTTGGGTTCTTCATTGTCCGATTATGTCCGCGTGAATGCCAATTGCCCGGTGCTATTAGCAAGAACTGTAGGCTAG